The genome window CGTCCGCGAGCGCCGCGGCGACCACGTCCTCGGCGTCGAGCCAGCCGATGGCCGGGTAGTGCGCGGTGTCGATGCGGCCGCGCTCGTGGAACTCGGTGCGCGTGAACCCCGGTGCGACGACCGTCGCGGTGACGCCCGTGCCCTTGAGCTCGACCGCGAGCGCCTCCGTGAAGACCCGCACCCACGCCTTGTGCGCCGAGTACGTGCCCGACGCGATGAGCCCGGCGACGGAGCCGACGTTGAGGATCGCGCCGCGCTCGCGCCGCACCATCGCCCCGGCCGCTGCGTGCGAGAGCGCCATCACCGTGCGGACCATGAGCTCGAGCGCGCGGTCCTCGGCGGCGAGGTCGCCCGACACGAAGTGCTGGTTGAGCCCGAGACCGGCGTTGTTGACGAGCAGGCCGACGGGACGCTCGTCGGAGCGCAGGCGCTCAGCCACGCGCTCGACGTCCGCCCGGTCGGTGAGGTCGGCGGCCAGCACCTCGGCGTGGATGCCCGCGGCCGCCTCCAGCTGCCCCGCGAGACGGGTCAGCCGTCCCTCGTCGCGCGCCACCAGGACGACGTCGTGCCGCGCCGTGGCGAGCTGCCAGGCGAACTCCAGACCCAGGCCGGCGCTCGCGCCGGTGACCAGTGCGATTCCCATGGCGCCACCCTACGGATGCGACCGCCGCCGCGTCGCGCGGTGGGTGCGGCGCGGTCCGCCGTGCCCGTGCGGCCACCCGCGGCCGCCCGTAGCGTGGAGGGCCACGTCGACACGGAGGTGAGCATGGAGACGGCTCTGGTTCCCGCACCGCTCGCACTGGTCACGGGCGCGTCGAGCGGCATCGGCCTCGAGATCGCCGTCCGGCTGGCCGAGCTGGGCCACGACCTGGTCGTCACGGCCGACGACGACCAGCTGGCGCTCGCAGCCGACGGACTGACGCAGCACGGCCGGGCCGTCCGCGCGGTCCGCGCGGACCTGACGCAGCCGGCGGGCGTCGACGCGCTGGTCGCGGACGTGACGGGGACCGGCCGACCGCTGGACCTCCTCGTCCTCAACGCGGGGGTGGGCGCGGGCGGCGCCTTCCTCGACGTCGCGCTCGAGGACCACCTGCGCACGATCGCGCTCGACGTCGTCGCACCCGTCCGGCTCGCGCACGCGCTGCTGCCCGCGATGGTGGCGCGCGGCTCGGGCCGGGTGCTCGTGACGTCGTCGGTGGCCGCGCTGATGCCCGGCCCGTACTACGCGACGTACGCCGCGGCGAAGGCGTTCGACCTGTCGTTCGCCCAGGCGCTGCGGTACGAGCTGCGCGACACCGGGGTGAGCGTGACCGCGCTGCTGCCGGGGCCGACGGACACCGACTTCTTCGAGCGTGCGGACATGCAGGACACGCGCGTGGCGCAGGGTGGCAAGGACGACCCCGCCGACGTCGCACGGCAGGCGGTCGACGGGCTGCTCGCCGGTGACGAGAAGGTGGTGGTGCACTCGGTGCGGGCCCGGGGCCAGGCCGCGGCCGGTGCGCTGCTGAGCGACGGTGCCGGTGCGGCGCTGCAGGCCCGGTTCACCGAGCCGCTGCGGACCGAGGAGCCCGCCGAGGGCTGAGGAGCACGCTGAGGGCTGAGCGGGCCCCCGGCGTCCACAGGGCGGGCCGGCGCGGCCCCCGGTGTCCCCGGGGGCTCGTAGGGTGGGCGGGTGCAGTCGGACCCCGCCCTCCCGCAGGCCCGTCGACGACGGTCGACGGCCTCCGCCGACGAGGCGCCGGTCGCCGACGTCCCGACGTGGGACGACGAGCCGGCCGAGCCCTGGTGGGACGAGGCACCGCCGCCCGACGACGCACCCCCGCCCGAGGCCTGGGCCGACGAGCCGTGGTCCGGCGCCCCGTCGCCGGGCCGGACGACGGCGCGGCACCCCGACGCCCCCCGCAGCACGGCCGCGGGGACACCTGCGCCGTCGCACGGCACCCCGGCCGACGTGCTGCACCGCGTGTGGGGCTACGACGCGTTCCGGGGCGACCAGGCCGCGATCGTCGACACGGTCGTCGCGGGCGGCGACGCGGTCGTGCTCATGCCCACCGGCGGCGGCAAGTCCCTGTGCTACCAGGTGCCCGCGCTGGTCCGCGAGGGCACGGGCGTCGTCGTCTCGCCGCTCATCGCGCTCATGCAGGACCAGGTCGACGCCCTGTCCGCGCTGGGCGTGCGGGCGGGGTTCCTCAACTCCACGCAGGAGCGCCAGCAGCGTCGCGCGGTCGAGGACGCCTTCCTCGCGGGCGAGCTGGACCTGCTGTACCTCGCGCCCGAGCGGCTGCGCGTCCCCGAGACGCTCGACCTGCTGGACCGCGGGCACGTCGCGCTCTTCGCGATCGACGAGGCCCACTGCGTGTCGCAGTGGGGGCACGACTTCCGGCCCGACTACCTCGCGCTGTCGCTGCTGCACGAGCGCTGGCCGGACGTGCCCCGCGTCGCGCTGACCGCGACCGCGACGCACGCGACCCACCGCGAGATCTGCGAACGTCTGCAGCTCACCGACGCCGCGCAGTTCGTCGCGAGCTTCGACCGGCCGAACATCCGCTACCGCATCGTCCCCAAGGACAACCCGCGCGCCCAGCTGCTGCACCTGCTGCGCACCGAGCACGACGGTGACGCGGGCATCGTGTACTGCCTGTCGCGGGCGTCGGTCGAGCAGACCGCCGCGGCGCTGCGCAAGGAGGGCATCGACGCGCTGCCCTACCACGCGGGCCTCGACCGCCGGGTCCGGGCGGCGAACCAGTCGCGGTTCCTGCGCGACGACGGTGTCGTGATGGTCGCGACCATCGCGTTCGGCATGGGCATCGACAAGCCCGACGTGCGGTTCGTCGCGCACCTCGACCTGCCGAAGTCCGTGGAGGGGTACTACCAGGAGACGGGCCGCGCGGGGCGGGACGGCCTGCCGTCGACGGCGTGGCTCGCGTACGGGCTGGCCGACGTCGTGCAGCAGCGCCGCATGATCGACACGTCCGAGGGCGACGCCGCGCACAAGCGGCGCCTGACGCAGCACCTCGACGCGATGCTCGCGCTGTGCGAGACGGTTGACTGCCGCCGCACCCAGCTGCTCGCGTACTTCGGCCAGGAGTCCGGTGGGCCGTGCGGCAACTGCGACACCTGCCTCGAGCCGCCGGAGTCGTGGGACGGCACCGTCCCCGCGCAGAAGCTGCTGTCGACCGTGGTCCGGCTCGACCAGCGCGGGCAGCGCTACGGCGTCGGGCACCTCGTCGACATCCTGCGCGGCAAGGTGACGCCGCGCGTGCAGCAGCTCGGGCACGAGGCGCTCTCGACGTTCGGGATCGGGCAGGACCTGTCGGACGGCGAGTGGCGCGGCGTGGTGCGCCAGCTGCTCGCGGCCGAGCTGCTGGCCGTCGACACCGAGGGGTACGGCACCATCCGGTTGCTGCCCGCGTCGGCCGACGTGCTGCGCGGCGAGCGCGAGGTCCGGCTGCGCCGCGAGGCCGCGCGCACCGCCCGCGCGCCGCGCGAGCGCCGCGGGTCGGGCAAGGCCGCGGCGGCCGCGGACCTGACCGGCGCCGACGCCGGGGCGTTCGAGGCGCTGCGTGCCTGGCGTGCGGCTGCGGCCAAGGAGCAGGGCGTGCCGGCGTACGTCGTGTTCCACGACGCGACGCTGCGCGAGATCGTCACGCGACGGCCGACGTCACGCGCCGAGCTGGGGACGATCAGCGGGATCGGTGCGGCCAAGCTCGACCGCTACGCCGAGGGCGTCCTCGCGACGCTGGGCACGCTCCCGGAGGGCTGAGGCGACGACTGTCAGCCCGCCGCGCCCGTCGACGACCGGACGATCAGGCGGGTGGGCAGCATCACCGGGAAGGCCGCGTCGCGCGCGGAGACGGCCGGTTCGTCGAACCCGTCGCCGTCCTCGTCGCCCGACCTGCCTCCCTCGAGCCGCGCGAGCAGCAGGTCCGCGGCCATGCGGCCCGCCTGCTCCACGGGCGACGCCACGGTCGTCAGGGCGGGGCGGACGAGGTCGGCACCGAAGATGTCGTCGCAGCCGATCACGCTCATGCGCTCGGGCACGGCGATGCCGCGGGCGTCGAGCCGCTCCAGGACGCCGAACGCCAGGAGGTCGTTGAACGCGATCACGGCGGTGACGCCGGCGTCGGTCGCCGCGTCGGCGGCCTGCGCGCCGGACGCGCGGAGCGGCGCGTAGGGACCGAGCACCACGAGCTCGACGCCGAGGCGCACGGCGGCCGGCTCGAGCGCCTCACGGCGTCGACGGTCCGACCAGGACGTCGCGGGTCCCGACGCGTAGGCGACCCGCGTGTGCCCCGACGACGCGAGGTGCTCGAGCGCCTGCACCATGCCGCCGGCCGTGTCGAGCAGCACTCCCGGGGTCCCGGGGATGGTGCGGTTGACGACGACGAGCGCGAGGTCGGCCGCGGCCGCCCCGATCTGCTCGTCGGACAGGCGCGAGGCGGCGAGCACGGCGCCGTCGACCTGCCCGCGCAGCTTGCGCAGCGTGTCGAGCTCGACCTCGGCGGACTCCTCGGTGTCCGCCAGGACCTGCACGTACCCCGACTCGCGCAGCCGGGCGCCGGTGCCGCGGACCAGCCCGAAGAAGAACGGGTTGGTGACGTCGGGGAGCACGAGCGCGACGGTCGCGGTGCGTCCGGAGAGCAGCGCGCGGGCGGAGGCGCTGGGGATGTACCCGAGCTCCTTGGCGACCGCGACGACGCGGTCGGCTGTGTTGGCGTTGACCCGACCCGGCCTGGTGAGCGCGCGCGAGGCGGTCGACACCGCGACTCCTGCCGCCGCAGCGACGTCACGCAACGTGGGCTGCCGCCTGACGGCCATGCACCCTCCCGGTCGGCTCGTCACACCCCGCGCGACGGTGCGCAGAGCAGTTCTTGCTGGCAAACGATTGCCAGCCTAGCGTGTTCCTGCCTAGTCTCACCAGTGCCCTCTCGCGACGACGCGACCGGGCGGAAGGAGCATGTCACGATGTCCGGCACCGCCATCCGCACTGCCGAGGTACTGGTCTCCAGCCCTGGTCGCAACTTCGTCACGTTACGCATCGTCACGCAGGACGGTGTGGAGGGTCTGGGCGACGCCACCCTCAACGGACGCGAGCTGTCCGTCGCCAGCTACCTCACCGACCACGTCGTCCCTCTGCTCATCGGCAGGGACGCGCACACCATTGAGGACACGTGGCAGTTCCTCTACCGCAGCGCCTACTGGCGGCGCGGGCCCGTGACGATGGCCGCGATCGCGGCGGTCGACGTCGCGCTGTGGGACATCAAGGCCAAGCTCGCCGGCATGCCGCTGTACCAGCTGCTCGGCGGCGCCTCGCGCCGCGGGATCATGGCGTACGGGCACGCGTCGGGCCGTGACGTCCCCGAGCTGCTGGACTCGATCCGTCAGCACCTCGACGAGGGCTTCCGCTCCATCCGCGTGCAGACCGCGGTGCCCGGGATCACGGCCGTGTACGGCGTCGCCGCCCAGCCGTCGTCGTCCGGGCGCTACGACTACGAGCCCGCCCAGCGCGCGCCCCTGCCGGCCGAGGAGGACTGGGACACGCGCGCCTACCTGCGGCACATCCCCCGCGTCTTCGAGGCCGTGCGCAACGAGTTCGGCCCCGAGCTGCCGCTGCTGCACGACGGCCACCACCGCATGACACCCATCCAGGCCGCGCGCCTGGGCAAGGACCTCGAGCCGTACGACCTGTTCTGGCTCGAGGACTGCACGCCGGCCGAGAACCAGGACGCGCTGCGCCTCGTGCGCCAGCACACGACCACGCCGCTGGCGATCGGCGAGGTCTTCAACACCGTGTGGGACTACCAGACGCTCATCCGCGAGCAGCTCATCGACTACGTCCGCTCGGCCGTCACCCACACGGGCGGCATCACCGCGCTGCGACGGATCCTGGACTACGCCGCGCAGTACCAGATCAAGTCCGGGATCCACGGGCCGACCGACATCTCGCCCGTCGGCATGGCCGCCGCGCTGCACCTGGACCTCGCGATCCACAACTTCGGGATCCAGGAGTACATGAAGCACTCCGCGACGACGGACGAGGTGTTCCGCACGTCGTTCACGTTCGCCGACGGCCACCTGCACCCGGGCCACGAGCCCGGCCTCGGCGTCACCTACGACGACGACGCGGCCTCGCGGCACCCGTACCAGGCGGCGTACCTGCCGTTCAACCGGCTCAAGGACGGCACGGTGCACGACTGGTGAGCGCCTCGACCTCCACCCACGTCCATCCTGCGTGGCTGCCCGACGCCGCGTTCGCACCGCTCGGTTCCCGACGCGTGCTCGTGGCCGTCGGCCCCGACGCGGGCCCGGTCGGCGCGACCGTCGTCGACGAGGTGCGGCGGGCGACCGCCACGCACGGCGGGTCGCTCACGGTCCTCGCGCCCGGTGAGGCGCTGCCCGACGCCGCGTCCGTCCGGTCGCACGACCTCGTGCTGGTCGTGGCGTCACGCGCCCACACCCGCGGCAGCGGGGCGGCCCGGCAGGTGCCGCCGCCGGCGCTCGCCGAGCAGCCGCCGCACCCGAACGACCCGCTGGTCGCCGCGGCCACCGACGGCGCGCTCGTCGCCACCGGTGGGGTGGCGGACTTCAGCCCGGACATGTTCGTGCGGGTGCGGGCCGCAGGCACCACCGTGGTCGTCGCCGGCGCCGCGGCGGGCCTGCTCTACGGCCTGCATGACGTGATGAGGCTCGGCGAGACGGCGTTCGGGGACTGCGACATCGACGTCACCGACCTCCCGGTCGCACCGGTCCGCATGCTCGACCACTGGGACAACATCGACGTCCACCCCGTGATGGGCCAGGTCGAGCGCGGGTATGCCGGCGGCTCGATCTTCTACGCCGACGGCCGCGTGCGCGAGGACCTCTCGCGGGTCGCCGCGTACGCCCGGCTGCTCGGGTCGATCGGCGTCAACGCGGTGGCGATCAACAACGTCAACGTCCACCGCACCGAGGCGCGCCTGCTCACCGACGGTCTGGACGACGTCGCGCGGGTCGCCGACGTGTTCCGGCCGCACGGTGTGCGGACGTACCTGTCGGTGTCGTTCGCGTCGCCCGTCGTCCTCGGCGGGCTGTCCACGTCGGACCCGGCGGACCCCGACGTGCAGGCGTGGTGGGCGGCCGCCGCGGACCGCGTCTACGCGACGATCCCCGACTTCGGCGGCTTCGTCGTCAAGGCGGACTCCGAGGGCCAGCCCGGCCCGTTCGCGTACGGCCGGGACCACGCCGACGGCGCGAACCTGCTGGCCCGGGCGCTGCGCCCGCACGGCGGCACGGTGTTCTGGCGTGCGTTCGTCTACAACCACGAGCAGGACTGGCGCGACCGCCGCACCGACCGCGCGCGAGCCGCGTACGACCACTTCGCGCCGCTCGACGGCCGGTTCGACGACAACGTCGTGCTGCAGGTCAAGTACGGGCCCATCGACTTCCAGACCCGCGAGCCGATCTCGCCCGTGCTGGCCGCGATGCCCCGGACCCGACTGGCCGTCGAGCTCCAGGTCACGCAGGAGTACACGGGCCACCAGAAGCACGTGTGCTACCTGGGGCCGCTGTGGTCGCAGGTGCTGACGTTCCCGCTCGCCGACGACGCGACGCGGCCCGTGTCGTGGATCGTCTCGGGGCTGCCGGGCCCGGCGTCCGACGACGACACCGGGTTCCTGCCGGCCGGCGGCGTCACCGCCGTGTCCAACGTCGGGGACGACGAGTTCTGGACCGGCCACCCGCTCGCGCAGGCCAACCTGTACGCGTACGGGCGGCTCGCCTGGAACCCGGAGGCGGACCCGGTCGCGCTGCTCGACGAGTGGATCGGCCTGACGTTCCCGGGCGCCGACCCGCGCGTGCGCGAGACGCTGCACACGCTCATGGACGACTCGTGGCTGACCTACGAGGCGTACACCGCGCCGCTGGGCGTCGGTTTCATGGTCGACCCGGGGCGTCAGCACTACGGCCCGAACGTCGACGGGTACGAGTACTCGAAGTGGGGCACGTACCACTTCGCGGACCGCGACGGCATCGGCGTCGACCGCACCGTCGCGACGGGCACCGGCTACGCCGGGCAGTACCCGTCACCGTGGCGCGAGACGTACGAGGACCTGGCCACGTGCCCCGACGAGCTGCTGCTGTTCTTCCACCACGTGCCGTACGGCCACGTCCTGCACAGCGGGAAGAGCGTCGTCCAGCACATCTACGACTCGCGCGCCGACGCCGTCGACGTGGTGACGTCCTGGGTCGACGCGTGGCAGACGCTGCACGGACTGGTGGACGACCGGCTGCACGCCCGCGTCGCCGAGCGACTGACGGAGCAGGTCCGCTCCGCCACCGAGTGGCGCGACCAGCTCCGCTCGTACTTCTTCCGCAAGTCCGGCGTCCCCGACGCGAGCGGCCGCCCGATCTACTGAGCGCACCCTCCGCCGGGGCGCCGTCGGAGCGCGCACGAGAAGGTGTGAAGCGTTGCTGCCGGATTCCGGCAGCAACGCTTCACACTCTCGGCGGGTCGGGCGTCGCCGGGTCGGGCGTCAGCGGCCGGTGCCGTCGATCGCGTGCTCGTCGATCGCCGCCAGCTCGTCGTCCGTCAGCGGCGGTGCCGACAGCGCCGCGACGTTGTCCTCCAGCTGCGCCACCGAGCTGGCACCGACCAGCGCGGACGTGACGCGCTCGTCGCGCAGCACCCACGACAGCGCGAGCTGCGCGAGCGTCTGGCCGCGGCCCGCGGCGATCTCGTTCAGCGCGCGGGCCCGGGCCAGGTACGACTCCGAGATCGCACCCTGCGACAGGAACGGGCTCGCCCCGGCCGCCCGCGATCCCGCCGGCGCCTGGCCGCCCAGGTACTTGTCCGTCAGCAGCCCCTGGGCCAGCGGCGAGAACACGATGGTCCCGAGGCCCAGCTCGCCGACCACGTCGAGCAGCGACTCGTGCTGCCCGGCGCCGACGTTCTCGACGTGCCGGTTGAACATCGAGTAGCTGGGCTGGTGGATGAGCAGCCGCACGCCCATCTCGACGAGCACCGCGTGCGCCTCACGGGTCTGCGACGGCGAGTAGTTGGAGATCCCGACGTACAGCGCCTTGCCGCTGCGCACGGCCTGCGCCAGCGCGCCCATGGTCTCCTCGATCGGCGTCGAGGGGTCCGGACGGTGGTGGTAGAACACGTCGACGTAGTCCAGGCCCATGCGCCGCAGGGACGCGTCGAGCGACGCCAGCAGGTACTTGCGGGACCCGCCGTCCTGGTACGGCCCGGACCACATGTCGTAGCCCGCCTTGGTGGAGATGACGAGCTCGTCGCGGTACGGGCGCAGGTCCGCCGCGAGGTGCCGGCCGAAGTTCTCCTCCGCGGCGCCGGGCTGCGGTCCGTAGTTGTTCGCCAGGTCGAGGTGCGTGATGCCGAGGTCGACTGCGCGGCGCAGGACGTCGCGCTGCGTGGCGAACGGCGTGGTGTCCCCGAAGTTGTGCCACAGCCCGAGCGACAGCGCCGGCAGGTCGAGCCCCGAGCGTCCCGTGCGGCGGTAGGTCATGGTCGCGTACCGGTCGTCGGCGGCACGGTACGGGTCGAGCGCGGACATGCGGTGCTCCTCGTCGTCGGGGGGTCGCCCCAGGCTACGACCGAGCACGTCGTCGCCGCGGGCCTGCCCGCTTCGGCTGCGTGTCAGCGGTTGTCGGGCACCACGCCCGTGACGCCACCTCTCCTACTCCGGCTCCAGGTCGAAGGCCAGGGCGATGGCCAGCGCGAGCCGGGCCTCCTGGTCGGGCAGCAGGTAGCCGATCTGCCGTCCGAGCGCCGACGCGGGCACGGTCTGGACGTTGTCGCAGCTCACGACGCAGTCCTGGTCGAGCCCGTTCGCGCGGCCGAGGGGCACCTCGGTGGACAGCCCCCGCACGGTGGTGGTGATCGGCGCCACCGTGACGCTCGACAGGTGGGGACGCACGAGCTCTCGCGTGAGGACGAGCACCGGTCGCGCCTTGTCGAGCTCGGCGACGTGGATGGGCCGCATCAGTCGAGCCCGCGTGGTGCGGGCAGCTGGTGACTCCATGCGGCGAGCGCGTCGAGGTCCGTGCCGGACGGGTCTCCGCGCAGGATCTCGACGTCCCGCGTCGCGAGCTCACGTCGGAGGTGACGCTCGAGGGCGACCTCGACGACCGCCGCACGGCTGCGCGCGCGTCCCTCGGCCACGAGCGCGTCGACAGCCTGGACGAGGTCGTCGTCCAGGCGCACGGTGATCTGGATCGTCATCCCGTGATGGTATCGCAGACGGGATTCACGGGACATCCCACGGCGACGCCGCCCCGCGTCCGGACGCGGGAGTCGCGCCGGACTCCGCGCCGACGCGCCCGCTCCGACCGTCAGGTCCGCAGGACCAGGACCTCGGCCGACCCCAGGGTGAGCGGCGCGCCCACCTCCACCACGCGCCCCGTGAGCAGGTCCTCCCCCGCAACCTGCGACGTCACCGTCACGGGCGCCGACCCGTGGTGCAGCACGAACGCGTACGTCGTCCCGTCGGGTGCGACGCGGCGGGTCACCTCCACGCCCTCGTCGTCGGCATGGGGACCGACGAGGCCGTGCCCGGCCAGCACGTGCCGCAGCACCCGCGCGACGCCCGCGTCGTCGAGCCCCGTCGCCACGTGCCACGCGGCACCGTCCCCACGGCGGGCGCGCGTGACCGCTGCCCGTCCCGCGTAGAACTCCGCACCGTACGTGCCGACGACCTGCGTGCGCTCGTCCGGCACGAGCAGCTCGAACACGAGCGTCGCGTCGTGCGTGGTCGTCTCGCCGTCGAGCACCAGGGTCACGGGGTTGACGGCCCCCGGCACCCCCGAGTCCGTCTCCTCGACGCGCGTGCCGAGCAGCGGGTCCAGCGGCGGGACCCCGCAGTACGCGTTGTCGTCCTCGTCGACGCGCCCGCCGTAGAACGTGGTCACCAGGGTGCCGCCGCGCTCGACGTGCGCGGTCAGCCGCGCGACCACGTCACCCTTCAGCAGGTGCAGCACGGGTGCCACCACGACCTCGTACCCGGACAGGTCCGCGGTCACCGGGACCACGTCCACCTCGGCGTTCGCCGACCACAGCGCCCGGTGGTACGCCAGCAGCGTCTGCAGGTACGAGACGTGCCGGTTGTAGCCGTCGGTCATCTCGACCGCCCACCACGAGTCCCAGTCGAGCAGCAGCGCGACGCGCGCGGGCGTCCGCGCGCCGAGCAGCGCGGCTCCGGTGCGCGCCAGCCCCGCCCCGAGCTCCGCCGCCTCACGGAACACCCGGGTGTCCGTGCGCCCCGAGTGGTCGATGAGCGCGCCGTGGTACTTCTCGCACGCGCCCTTCGACTGCCGCATCTGGAAGTACAGGGTCGCGTCGGCGCCGTGCGCGACCGACTGCCACGTCCACAGGCCCAGCACCCCGGGCCGCTTGACCGGGTTGACGTCGCGCGACGCGGTGGTCGACGGCGTCTGCTCCATCACCCAGAACGGCCGGCCGTCCTTGAGCCCGCGCATCGCGGCGTGCGTGGCCGCCATGCGGGCGGCCGTGCGCAGCGGGTCGTCGGGCAGCGGCGGGTAGTTGTCCCACGACACGAAGTCGAGGTCGGCCGCCCACCGGTGGTAGTCGACGGGCTGGTAGAAGCCCATGAGGTTCGTCGTCACGGGCGTGTCCGGCACGTGCGCGCGGATCGCCGCCTTCTCGGCGACGAAGCCCTCGCGCAGGCGGTCGCTCATGTACCGGCGGTAGTCGAGCGTGATGCCCTGGAACGCCGTGTGGTTCGGCCCACGCCAGTGCTCGGAGAGCATGGACGGCGGCACCACCTCGTCCCAGTCGCCGAAGACGTGGGACCAGAACAGCGTGTTCCACGCCGCGTTGAGCCGCTCGAGCGTCCCGTACCGTGCCCGCAGCCAGTCGCGGAACCCTGCCGCGCACAGGTCGCAGTAGCACGCGCCGCCGTACTCGTTGCCGACGTGCCACGCGACGACGGCCGGGTGGTCGCCGTACCGCTCGGCGAGCCGCCCCGCCATCGCCACGGACAGCCGGCGGAAGTCCGGCGACGACGGGCAGTGGTTGTGCCGCTGCCCGTACACGTGCCGCCGGCCCTCGAGGTCTACGCGGCACGTGTCGGGGTACGCCCGCGCGAGCCACGGCGGCATGGCACCGCTCGGCGTCGCCAGGACGACGTCGCGGCCCTCGGCGTGCGCCCGCCCCACGATCGCGTCGAGCCGCGTGAAGTCGTACGCGCCCTCGCGCGGCTCGGTGTGCGCCCACGCGAACACGCCGACGGTGAGCGTGGTGACGTGCGCGAGCGTGAACGCCGCGTGGTCCTCGTCCCACACCTCGACGGGCCACTGCTCGGGGTTGTAGTCGCCGCCGTAGCGGAGATGGTCGCTCGCCGGCAGGGACATGGCACACCTCACGGGGTCGAGCAGGTCGGACGGGTCAGGCGGCGTCGGACGGCTCCGCCGCGTCGGCCGGGTCCGCGGTGAAGCGTGCGGTCGCGTCCTTGACCACCGGCTCGGTGGTCGTCATGACGGCGAACGCCAGCAGCCCGGACACCATGACGAGGACCCAGTCCGACGTGAACAGCACGATGCCGAAGCTGAGCACCAGCAGGGACAGGACTCCCAGGGTCACCAGCGGCTTCGCTGCCAGGTAGTAGGCCGACAGCCGTGCGACGTCACGCGTGCGCAGGCTGAGGTGGGAGGACAGCGCGAGCGCCACCACCGCCCACAGCAGCACCGCCACGGCGATGACGACGAGCGCGATGCCGTAGCCCGCCGGCACGCCTGCGGCGTCGAGGTGCGCGAGCGAGAACCCGATGACGGCCAGCGCCACGACCGTCGGGACCCACAGCCGCAGCACGTCGAGCGCGTTGAGCCGGTACCCCCGCCAGAAGTGCCGCGCCGGGCTCAGGTCCCGCTCGACGACGAAGCGCCGCCACGCGAACATCCCGGCCGCCAGGGCCGGACCCATCGGCAGTGCCAGCAGCGCCGCGATCCACACGTTCGCGGCGTCGTCGCGCAGGAACGGGACGAGCAGCAGCGGCACGCCCCCGGTGAGCACGACCAGACCGCAGACGACGAGCACCCACAGCACGACCGCGGCACCCCGCGACAGGGGGCCGTCGCCCACCTCGTCCAGGTCGCCGGGGCGGGCCATCACGCCCGCCCGCGCTCGTGGCGCGCGACGAGCCGGTCGTCGTCGGCACCGAGCAGACGACGGTCGTCGAGGCCCTCGTGGTGCGCGGGCGTGACGGGCGTCAGCTCGACGAACGTCACCTCGTGGCGCGCGAGCGTCAGGTCGAGCTCGACGCGGCCGCCGGCCGTCCGTGCGACGTCGTGCTCCACGGACGGTCGCGCGCACGCGTGCAGCAGGTCCAGCTCGCGGGCCGTCGGGGACATCGGCCGGCCCATCTCGCGCCACGCGGCGAACGCGTTGCCGTCGTGCTCGTTGACGCGCTCGCGGAGCACGAACGCCGCGTCGCCGCGCACGGGCAGCGACAGCTCGAC of Cellulomonas dongxiuzhuiae contains these proteins:
- a CDS encoding alpha-glucuronidase; protein product: MSASTSTHVHPAWLPDAAFAPLGSRRVLVAVGPDAGPVGATVVDEVRRATATHGGSLTVLAPGEALPDAASVRSHDLVLVVASRAHTRGSGAARQVPPPALAEQPPHPNDPLVAAATDGALVATGGVADFSPDMFVRVRAAGTTVVVAGAAAGLLYGLHDVMRLGETAFGDCDIDVTDLPVAPVRMLDHWDNIDVHPVMGQVERGYAGGSIFYADGRVREDLSRVAAYARLLGSIGVNAVAINNVNVHRTEARLLTDGLDDVARVADVFRPHGVRTYLSVSFASPVVLGGLSTSDPADPDVQAWWAAAADRVYATIPDFGGFVVKADSEGQPGPFAYGRDHADGANLLARALRPHGGTVFWRAFVYNHEQDWRDRRTDRARAAYDHFAPLDGRFDDNVVLQVKYGPIDFQTREPISPVLAAMPRTRLAVELQVTQEYTGHQKHVCYLGPLWSQVLTFPLADDATRPVSWIVSGLPGPASDDDTGFLPAGGVTAVSNVGDDEFWTGHPLAQANLYAYGRLAWNPEADPVALLDEWIGLTFPGADPRVRETLHTLMDDSWLTYEAYTAPLGVGFMVDPGRQHYGPNVDGYEYSKWGTYHFADRDGIGVDRTVATGTGYAGQYPSPWRETYEDLATCPDELLLFFHHVPYGHVLHSGKSVVQHIYDSRADAVDVVTSWVDAWQTLHGLVDDRLHARVAERLTEQVRSATEWRDQLRSYFFRKSGVPDASGRPIY
- a CDS encoding aldo/keto reductase — protein: MSALDPYRAADDRYATMTYRRTGRSGLDLPALSLGLWHNFGDTTPFATQRDVLRRAVDLGITHLDLANNYGPQPGAAEENFGRHLAADLRPYRDELVISTKAGYDMWSGPYQDGGSRKYLLASLDASLRRMGLDYVDVFYHHRPDPSTPIEETMGALAQAVRSGKALYVGISNYSPSQTREAHAVLVEMGVRLLIHQPSYSMFNRHVENVGAGQHESLLDVVGELGLGTIVFSPLAQGLLTDKYLGGQAPAGSRAAGASPFLSQGAISESYLARARALNEIAAGRGQTLAQLALSWVLRDERVTSALVGASSVAQLEDNVAALSAPPLTDDELAAIDEHAIDGTGR
- a CDS encoding type II toxin-antitoxin system PemK/MazF family toxin — translated: MRPIHVAELDKARPVLVLTRELVRPHLSSVTVAPITTTVRGLSTEVPLGRANGLDQDCVVSCDNVQTVPASALGRQIGYLLPDQEARLALAIALAFDLEPE
- a CDS encoding ribbon-helix-helix domain-containing protein, translating into MTIQITVRLDDDLVQAVDALVAEGRARSRAAVVEVALERHLRRELATRDVEILRGDPSGTDLDALAAWSHQLPAPRGLD
- a CDS encoding beta-galactosidase; its protein translation is MSLPASDHLRYGGDYNPEQWPVEVWDEDHAAFTLAHVTTLTVGVFAWAHTEPREGAYDFTRLDAIVGRAHAEGRDVVLATPSGAMPPWLARAYPDTCRVDLEGRRHVYGQRHNHCPSSPDFRRLSVAMAGRLAERYGDHPAVVAWHVGNEYGGACYCDLCAAGFRDWLRARYGTLERLNAAWNTLFWSHVFGDWDEVVPPSMLSEHWRGPNHTAFQGITLDYRRYMSDRLREGFVAEKAAIRAHVPDTPVTTNLMGFYQPVDYHRWAADLDFVSWDNYPPLPDDPLRTAARMAATHAAMRGLKDGRPFWVMEQTPSTTASRDVNPVKRPGVLGLWTWQSVAHGADATLYFQMRQSKGACEKYHGALIDHSGRTDTRVFREAAELGAGLARTGAALLGARTPARVALLLDWDSWWAVEMTDGYNRHVSYLQTLLAYHRALWSANAEVDVVPVTADLSGYEVVVAPVLHLLKGDVVARLTAHVERGGTLVTTFYGGRVDEDDNAYCGVPPLDPLLGTRVEETDSGVPGAVNPVTLVLDGETTTHDATLVFELLVPDERTQVVGTYGAEFYAGRAAVTRARRGDGAAWHVATGLDDAGVARVLRHVLAGHGLVGPHADDEGVEVTRRVAPDGTTYAFVLHHGSAPVTVTSQVAGEDLLTGRVVEVGAPLTLGSAEVLVLRT
- a CDS encoding glycosyl transferase, translated to MARPGDLDEVGDGPLSRGAAVVLWVLVVCGLVVLTGGVPLLLVPFLRDDAANVWIAALLALPMGPALAAGMFAWRRFVVERDLSPARHFWRGYRLNALDVLRLWVPTVVALAVIGFSLAHLDAAGVPAGYGIALVVIAVAVLLWAVVALALSSHLSLRTRDVARLSAYYLAAKPLVTLGVLSLLVLSFGIVLFTSDWVLVMVSGLLAFAVMTTTEPVVKDATARFTADPADAAEPSDAA